The Actinocatenispora sera genome has a window encoding:
- a CDS encoding glycoside hydrolase family 15 protein, whose product MAGGWRRREVVSGLAAALAVAGSGVVVASGVAHAAGGHDRQLSYDAALYLVGAPDHGGAQEFDTDAGELTSVSVFLVSNASVGSVDVSVRTAVDDPGSAVGAGHVDLADLGGSGMGWVRVPVSATVSAGQTYYLVVSVSGADDKVVWQGTRSAAGGALPSWNYDQPYWGGWHRETGRHLAFGVNDTVDCAADNTCYRHLPASELSVTTAGLLGNADHVVALSPLEAAGASYVPGSSVLRLPDGRLRYLPTGATAPITVPANDPGAAAAVRESRAWLAAGTVPGGTPQQREMSARALLDMRLLTQRNGAVAAAWYGAWTYSWPRDSSFVAAALMRTGHLAEAYRILAFDASTQRADGTWEARTTLDGAGPPDGRHWQLDANGWVPWAVWQWLRAGGDTQRTKALYPTVRKAADYAAASLDASGLPPASPDYWEIGTDAPNLGTAAPLLAGLRAATDLARRFGQADDARRWQRAADRLTDGIAATFGRNGYQRTITDGSGADSAVAFLAPPFSVAPAGLGPALQHSFDLLRRPNGGVVPGESWTGATTWTPETMFFALAWASTGERARATELLGWLAAHRTSLGAFPEQLTAAGYPASVAPLAWTDSLAVLTLAQLDGHRMPVPPHR is encoded by the coding sequence ATGGCTGGTGGCTGGCGACGGCGTGAGGTCGTGTCCGGGCTTGCGGCGGCCCTGGCGGTGGCGGGATCCGGTGTCGTGGTGGCGTCCGGCGTCGCGCACGCCGCCGGCGGTCACGACCGGCAACTCTCGTACGACGCCGCGCTCTACCTGGTCGGCGCCCCCGACCACGGCGGTGCGCAGGAGTTCGACACCGACGCCGGTGAGCTGACCTCGGTCAGCGTGTTCCTGGTCAGCAACGCCTCGGTCGGCTCCGTCGACGTCTCGGTGCGCACCGCGGTGGACGACCCGGGCAGCGCCGTCGGTGCCGGCCACGTCGATCTCGCCGACCTCGGCGGCTCCGGGATGGGCTGGGTGCGGGTGCCGGTGTCCGCCACCGTCTCCGCCGGGCAGACCTACTACCTGGTCGTTTCGGTGTCCGGTGCGGACGACAAGGTCGTCTGGCAGGGCACCCGGTCCGCCGCCGGCGGCGCGCTGCCCAGCTGGAACTACGACCAGCCGTACTGGGGCGGCTGGCACCGGGAGACCGGCCGGCACCTGGCGTTCGGCGTGAACGACACGGTCGACTGCGCCGCCGACAACACCTGCTACCGGCACCTGCCCGCGAGCGAGCTGTCGGTCACCACCGCCGGCCTGCTCGGCAACGCCGACCACGTGGTCGCGCTCAGCCCGCTGGAGGCGGCCGGAGCGTCGTACGTGCCGGGCAGCTCGGTGCTGCGGTTGCCCGACGGGCGGCTGCGCTACCTGCCCACCGGCGCCACCGCGCCGATCACCGTGCCCGCGAACGATCCCGGTGCCGCCGCGGCGGTCCGGGAGAGCCGGGCCTGGCTCGCCGCCGGTACGGTGCCGGGCGGCACGCCGCAGCAGCGCGAGATGTCCGCCCGCGCGCTGCTGGACATGCGCCTGCTGACCCAGCGCAACGGCGCCGTCGCCGCCGCCTGGTACGGCGCCTGGACCTACTCCTGGCCGCGCGACTCCAGCTTCGTCGCCGCCGCGCTGATGCGCACCGGCCACCTCGCCGAGGCGTACCGGATCCTGGCCTTCGACGCCTCCACCCAGCGCGCCGACGGTACCTGGGAGGCGCGCACCACCCTGGACGGCGCCGGCCCGCCGGACGGCCGGCACTGGCAGCTGGACGCGAACGGCTGGGTGCCGTGGGCGGTCTGGCAGTGGCTGCGCGCCGGCGGCGACACCCAGCGCACGAAGGCGCTCTACCCGACCGTGCGCAAGGCCGCCGACTACGCCGCAGCCAGCCTCGACGCCTCCGGCCTGCCGCCGGCGAGCCCGGACTACTGGGAAATCGGTACCGACGCGCCCAACCTCGGCACCGCGGCACCGCTGCTCGCCGGGCTGCGCGCGGCGACCGACCTGGCCCGCCGGTTCGGCCAGGCCGACGACGCCCGCCGCTGGCAGCGTGCCGCCGACCGGCTGACCGACGGCATCGCCGCCACCTTCGGCCGTAACGGCTACCAGCGCACGATCACCGACGGCAGCGGCGCCGACTCGGCGGTCGCGTTCCTCGCCCCGCCGTTCTCGGTCGCGCCGGCCGGACTGGGCCCGGCGCTGCAGCACAGCTTCGACCTGCTGCGCCGGCCGAACGGCGGCGTCGTACCGGGGGAGTCGTGGACCGGCGCGACCACCTGGACGCCGGAGACGATGTTCTTCGCCCTGGCCTGGGCCAGCACCGGCGAGCGCGCCAGGGCCACGGAGCTGCTCGGCTGGCTGGCCGCCCACCGGACCAGCCTCGGCGCGTTCCCGGAGCAGCTGACCGCCGCCGGCTACCCGGCCTCGGTCGCCCCGCTCGCCTGGACCGACTCGCTCGCCGTGCTCACCCTGGCCCAGCTCGACGGCCACCGGATGCCCGTGCCGCCACACCGCTGA
- a CDS encoding dienelactone hydrolase family protein, whose amino-acid sequence MPSTMLQIRTDDGVADAFAAVPDHGGPHPGVLMYPDGFGIRPVVRELAGELAGHGYHVLVPNVLYRHGPTPVIDLPDHIDADARVRVMAQLMPLLGTHTADRSRRDAAAYLAFLTAQPGVAAGPVAVTGYCIGGLLAMRTAAAHPDRVAAVAAFHGPVGADGPDLFASLTARVLLGHAASDLTPDTLGDLNRALDAAGVDYVSEIYPGTVHGFTMSDTDAFSASGLRRHWDRLLPFLHRTLGNG is encoded by the coding sequence ATGCCCAGCACGATGCTGCAGATTCGCACCGACGACGGCGTGGCCGACGCGTTCGCCGCCGTCCCCGACCACGGCGGGCCGCACCCCGGGGTGCTGATGTACCCGGACGGTTTCGGCATCCGGCCGGTGGTGCGCGAGCTGGCCGGCGAGCTGGCCGGCCACGGGTACCACGTGCTCGTGCCCAACGTCCTCTACCGGCACGGCCCGACCCCGGTGATCGACCTTCCCGACCACATCGATGCGGACGCGCGGGTTCGGGTCATGGCGCAGCTGATGCCGTTGCTCGGTACGCACACCGCCGACCGCTCGCGCCGCGACGCCGCCGCCTACCTCGCGTTCCTCACCGCGCAGCCCGGGGTCGCCGCCGGTCCCGTCGCGGTCACCGGGTACTGCATCGGCGGCCTGCTGGCGATGCGGACCGCGGCGGCGCACCCGGACCGGGTGGCCGCGGTGGCCGCGTTCCACGGTCCGGTGGGCGCCGACGGTCCGGACCTGTTCGCGTCGCTCACCGCCCGGGTGCTGCTCGGCCACGCCGCGAGCGACCTGACCCCCGACACGCTCGGCGACCTCAACCGGGCGCTGGACGCCGCCGGCGTCGACTACGTCTCGGAGATCTACCCCGGTACCGTGCACGGCTTCACGATGTCGGACACCGACGCCTTCAGCGCCAGCGGGCTGCGGCGCCACTGGGACCGCCTGCTCCCGTTCCTGCACCGGACCCTGGGCAACGGCTGA
- a CDS encoding SGNH/GDSL hydrolase family protein produces the protein MAGRFAVRAVAGLAVLAVAVVVPAVPAAAQAAAGGQGAGAPAGQRGPTRLAVQAGPGAAARHWVTGWSASSTTAARDASGCPAFSGLHDQTVRTVTTVSAGGSEVRIDVTNRFGTVPLHVGRATVAVRGEAADAVPGTMRQLTFHGHREATIPAGASMRSDPVDLAVPALQQLAVSVYLPDATGPVTQHPWGRSGAYLASGDRAGDPAATGYQVSSCSMFTDRVELRATGRAAGPAAGGAMGPAAGRAMGPAAGGAMGPAASRAMGTVVTLGDSITDGTTSVRGTIFSWPDELARRLAGRPGRTLSVANAGISGNEVLVDRIPVQYGESALHRLDRDVFRVTGVRTMILLEGINDIGADSATAAQLIAADRQIVAAAHARGIRVVGATLTPFAGSTTKFGGDYGTAYGDAQRRALNDWIRTGGAFDAVVDFDRVVADPADPSRMLPAYDSGDHLHPGTAGYQAMGDAIDLSELT, from the coding sequence GTGGCTGGACGATTCGCGGTGCGGGCGGTGGCGGGGCTGGCGGTGCTCGCGGTCGCCGTCGTCGTCCCGGCGGTACCGGCGGCCGCGCAGGCCGCCGCCGGTGGGCAGGGGGCCGGCGCCCCGGCGGGGCAGCGCGGCCCGACGCGACTTGCCGTGCAGGCCGGGCCGGGTGCCGCGGCACGGCACTGGGTGACCGGGTGGTCGGCGAGTTCCACCACCGCGGCGCGCGACGCCAGCGGTTGCCCGGCGTTCAGCGGGCTGCACGACCAGACCGTCCGTACCGTCACCACCGTCTCGGCCGGCGGCAGCGAGGTACGCATCGACGTGACGAACCGGTTTGGCACGGTGCCGCTGCACGTCGGCCGGGCCACGGTGGCGGTGCGGGGCGAGGCCGCCGACGCGGTGCCCGGCACGATGCGTCAGCTCACCTTCCACGGCCACCGCGAGGCCACCATCCCCGCCGGCGCCAGCATGCGCAGCGACCCGGTCGACCTGGCGGTACCGGCGCTGCAGCAGCTCGCGGTCAGCGTGTACCTGCCGGACGCGACCGGGCCGGTCACCCAGCACCCGTGGGGCCGGTCGGGCGCCTACCTCGCCAGCGGCGATCGGGCCGGCGACCCGGCGGCCACCGGGTACCAGGTGTCGAGCTGCTCGATGTTCACCGACCGGGTCGAGCTCCGGGCGACCGGCCGGGCCGCCGGCCCCGCGGCGGGCGGCGCCATGGGTCCCGCGGCGGGCCGCGCCATGGGTCCCGCGGCGGGCGGCGCGATGGGGCCCGCGGCGAGCCGCGCCATGGGTACCGTGGTGACGCTGGGTGACTCGATCACCGACGGCACCACCTCGGTGCGCGGCACGATCTTCAGCTGGCCGGACGAGCTGGCGCGGCGGCTCGCCGGGCGACCCGGCCGGACGCTGTCCGTCGCGAACGCCGGGATCAGCGGCAACGAGGTCCTCGTCGACCGGATCCCGGTGCAGTACGGCGAGAGCGCGCTGCACCGGCTGGACCGGGACGTGTTCCGGGTGACCGGGGTGCGCACGATGATCCTGCTGGAGGGGATCAACGACATCGGCGCGGACAGCGCGACGGCGGCGCAGCTGATCGCCGCGGACCGGCAAATCGTCGCCGCCGCGCACGCCCGCGGCATCCGGGTCGTCGGCGCCACGCTGACCCCGTTCGCCGGCTCCACCACGAAGTTCGGCGGTGACTACGGCACCGCGTACGGGGATGCGCAGCGGCGGGCGCTCAACGACTGGATCCGTACCGGTGGTGCGTTCGACGCGGTGGTCGACTTCGACCGGGTGGTCGCGGACCCGGCCGACCCGAGCCGGATGCTGCCCGCCTACGACAGCGGTGACCACCTGCATCCCGGCACCGCCGGCTACCAGGCGATGGGCGACGCCATCGACCTCTCCGAGCTCACCTGA
- a CDS encoding SGNH/GDSL hydrolase family protein — MLRRTAIRTLLGTLAVVPAVLAPIAVAAPANAAPRPHWVAAWEASSTQASTDAADCPAYTGLTDQTVRNVLTAATGGDRVRIRLTNVFGTTPLHVGRASVALRGTGADTVPGTLRGVTFHGRRSVTVPAGARMLSDPVRLSVPALHQLAVSVYLPDATGPATQHPRGLQDSYLAAGDRTSAGATGYDTSIDCSLFLDAVDVTAAHQVAGTVVTLGDSITDGTASTRNTDSRWPNGLARRLDARHGRTLSVANAGISGNEILEDRIPVRYGPSALHRLDRDVFEVAGVRDVIVLEGINDIGAASATAEQLIAGDEQLIARAHAHGVRIIGATLTPFGGSNGRYGGDYGTAFGERQRQVLNDWIRTSGAFDAVIDFDRATADPSDPSRLLPAYDSGDHLHPGDAGYQAMANAIDLSLLR; from the coding sequence GTGCTGCGAAGAACAGCGATCCGTACCCTGCTCGGAACCCTTGCCGTGGTTCCCGCCGTGCTGGCCCCGATCGCGGTGGCCGCGCCGGCGAACGCGGCGCCCCGACCACACTGGGTGGCGGCCTGGGAGGCGAGCTCGACCCAGGCGTCGACCGACGCGGCCGACTGCCCCGCCTACACCGGGCTGACCGACCAGACCGTGCGCAACGTGCTGACCGCCGCCACCGGCGGCGACCGGGTCCGGATCCGGCTGACCAACGTGTTCGGGACCACCCCGCTGCATGTCGGGCGCGCCTCCGTCGCGCTGCGCGGTACCGGCGCCGACACCGTGCCCGGCACCCTGCGCGGCGTCACCTTCCACGGGCGGCGCTCGGTGACGGTCCCGGCCGGCGCGCGGATGCTCAGCGACCCGGTCCGGCTGTCGGTACCTGCGCTGCACCAGCTGGCGGTCAGCGTCTACCTGCCGGACGCCACCGGGCCGGCCACTCAGCACCCGCGCGGCCTGCAGGACAGCTACCTCGCCGCCGGTGACCGCACGTCGGCCGGCGCGACCGGGTACGACACGAGCATCGACTGCTCGCTGTTCCTGGACGCCGTCGACGTGACCGCGGCGCACCAGGTCGCCGGTACGGTCGTCACGCTCGGCGACTCGATCACCGACGGCACCGCCTCCACCCGCAACACCGACAGCCGCTGGCCCAACGGCCTGGCCCGCCGGCTCGACGCGCGGCACGGCCGGACCCTGTCGGTCGCGAACGCCGGCATCAGCGGCAACGAGATCCTCGAAGACCGGATACCGGTGCGGTACGGGCCGAGCGCGCTGCACCGGCTGGACCGGGACGTGTTCGAGGTGGCCGGGGTGCGCGACGTGATCGTGCTGGAGGGCATCAACGACATCGGTGCGGCGAGCGCCACCGCCGAGCAGCTCATCGCCGGGGACGAGCAGCTGATCGCCCGGGCGCACGCGCACGGGGTGCGGATCATCGGTGCCACGCTCACCCCGTTCGGCGGCTCGAACGGGCGGTACGGCGGCGACTACGGCACCGCGTTCGGCGAGCGGCAGCGGCAGGTGCTCAACGACTGGATCCGGACCAGCGGCGCGTTCGACGCGGTGATCGACTTCGACCGGGCGACCGCCGATCCGAGCGACCCGAGCCGGCTGCTGCCGGCGTACGACAGCGGCGACCACCTGCACCCCGGCGACGCCGGGTACCAGGCGATGGCGAACGCGATCGACCTGTCCCTGCTCCGCTGA
- a CDS encoding demethylmenaquinone methyltransferase encodes MIESPVGRAGLDKQPHEVAAMFDGVADRYDLTNTVMTFGLDRWWRQVTRRALRLGPGDRCLDLAAGTGVSTVELSRSGATVVAADFSQGMLRAGRQRGRAVPMVAGDAMSLPFADHSFDAVTISYGLRNVADIDVALAEMARVTRPGGRLVVAEFSHPTVAPFRLVYEEYLMAALPRVARRVSSNPDAYVYLAESIRDWPGQAELARRIGTAGWGQVAWRNLLDGIVTLHRAVRP; translated from the coding sequence GTGATCGAGTCTCCCGTGGGCCGGGCGGGCCTGGACAAGCAGCCGCACGAGGTGGCGGCGATGTTCGACGGCGTCGCCGACCGGTACGACCTGACCAACACCGTGATGACCTTCGGCCTGGACCGGTGGTGGCGGCAGGTGACCCGGCGGGCGCTGCGGCTCGGGCCGGGGGACAGATGCCTCGATCTGGCTGCCGGTACCGGGGTGTCGACCGTGGAGCTGTCCCGGTCGGGCGCGACGGTGGTGGCGGCGGACTTCTCGCAGGGCATGCTGCGGGCCGGCCGGCAGCGCGGTCGCGCGGTGCCGATGGTGGCCGGCGACGCGATGTCGCTGCCGTTCGCCGACCACAGCTTCGACGCGGTGACCATCTCGTACGGGCTGCGCAACGTCGCCGACATCGATGTGGCGCTGGCCGAGATGGCCCGGGTGACCCGGCCGGGCGGCCGGCTGGTGGTGGCGGAGTTCAGCCACCCCACGGTCGCTCCGTTCCGGTTGGTGTACGAGGAGTACCTGATGGCGGCGTTGCCCCGGGTCGCCCGCCGCGTCTCGTCCAATCCGGACGCGTACGTCTATCTCGCCGAGTCGATCCGGGACTGGCCGGGGCAGGCGGAGCTGGCGCGCCGGATCGGTACCGCGGGTTGGGGTCAGGTCGCGTGGCGCAACCTGTTGGACGGGATCGTGACGTTGCACCGCGCGGTCCGGCCGTAA
- a CDS encoding geranylgeranyl reductase family protein yields MIVVGAGPGGSAAAYYLAQHGLDVLQLEKSEFPREKVCGDGMTPRSVKQLIKMGVDIDAPGWVRNRGLRVIGGGIKLQLDWPDLASYPEFGLTRTRLDFDEILSARAVGAGVRLRTSTTVTGPITNTAGRVVGVTATVGKDKKPVEFRAPLVIAADGVSGRFALSLGIAKRDDRPIGVAVRRYYDSPSRTHDDYLESWLELRDGRDANRDTLLPGYGWIFGLGDGRVNVGLGVLNSSASFGQANYRTMLTDWLAGTPDEWQLNDEQYAIGPVRGAALPMGFNRVPHYTRGVMLIGDTAGMVNPFNGEGIAYAMESGELAADVAAQALSARSGPARERMLRWYPRELSHRYGGYYRLGGWFVKLIGNPDVMKLCTRHGMPHPVLMRFVLKLLANLTDPRGGDAMDRIINTLTRVAPAV; encoded by the coding sequence GTGATCGTCGTCGGTGCCGGCCCGGGCGGCTCGGCCGCCGCCTACTACCTGGCGCAGCACGGCCTCGACGTGCTCCAGCTGGAGAAGAGCGAGTTCCCGCGGGAGAAGGTCTGCGGCGACGGGATGACACCCCGCTCGGTCAAGCAGCTGATCAAGATGGGCGTCGACATCGACGCGCCGGGCTGGGTGCGCAACCGCGGCCTGCGGGTCATCGGCGGCGGCATCAAGCTGCAGCTCGACTGGCCGGACCTGGCCAGCTACCCCGAGTTCGGGCTGACCCGGACCCGGCTCGACTTCGACGAGATCCTGTCCGCCCGGGCGGTCGGTGCCGGCGTGCGGCTGCGCACCTCGACCACGGTGACCGGGCCGATCACCAACACCGCCGGCCGGGTCGTCGGCGTGACCGCGACGGTGGGCAAGGACAAGAAGCCGGTCGAGTTCCGCGCCCCGCTGGTGATCGCCGCGGACGGCGTGTCCGGCCGGTTCGCCCTGTCGCTGGGCATAGCGAAGCGCGACGACCGGCCGATCGGCGTCGCGGTCCGGCGCTACTACGACAGCCCGTCCCGCACCCACGACGACTACCTGGAGTCCTGGCTGGAGCTGCGGGACGGCCGGGACGCGAACCGCGACACCCTGCTGCCCGGGTACGGGTGGATCTTCGGTCTCGGTGACGGCCGGGTCAACGTCGGCCTCGGCGTGCTCAACTCGTCGGCCAGTTTCGGCCAGGCGAACTACCGAACCATGCTGACCGACTGGCTCGCCGGTACCCCGGACGAGTGGCAGCTCAACGACGAGCAGTACGCGATCGGGCCGGTGCGCGGCGCGGCACTGCCGATGGGGTTCAACCGGGTGCCGCACTACACCCGCGGCGTGATGCTGATCGGCGACACCGCCGGCATGGTCAACCCGTTCAACGGCGAGGGCATCGCGTACGCGATGGAGTCCGGCGAGCTGGCCGCCGACGTCGCCGCGCAGGCGCTGTCCGCGCGGTCCGGCCCGGCCCGCGAGCGGATGCTGCGGTGGTACCCGCGCGAGCTGTCCCACCGGTACGGCGGCTACTACCGGCTGGGCGGTTGGTTCGTGAAGCTGATCGGCAACCCGGACGTGATGAAGCTCTGCACCCGGCACGGCATGCCGCACCCGGTGCTGATGCGGTTCGTACTCAAACTGCTGGCAAATCTCACCGACCCTCGTGGGGGTGACGCGATGGACCGGATCATCAACACGCTGACCCGTGTCGCGCCCGCGGTGTAG
- a CDS encoding NADH-quinone oxidoreductase subunit A, producing the protein MSIAPYVPIAGLFVLGGLFALFSCTIAPFVGPKRYNRAKMEAYECGIEPAPAPTGRFPVKYYITAMLFIVFDIEIIFLYPWAVSYDMLGFFGFVEMVLFIVTVFIAYAYVWRRGGLDWD; encoded by the coding sequence ATGTCGATCGCGCCGTACGTGCCGATTGCGGGGCTGTTCGTCCTCGGCGGCCTGTTCGCGCTCTTCTCCTGCACGATCGCGCCGTTCGTCGGCCCGAAGCGCTACAACCGGGCAAAGATGGAGGCGTACGAGTGCGGGATCGAGCCCGCTCCCGCGCCGACCGGCCGGTTCCCGGTCAAGTACTACATCACGGCGATGCTGTTCATCGTCTTCGACATCGAAATCATCTTCCTGTACCCGTGGGCCGTGTCGTACGACATGCTCGGCTTCTTCGGCTTCGTGGAGATGGTGCTGTTCATCGTCACGGTGTTCATCGCGTACGCCTACGTCTGGCGCCGCGGTGGGCTGGACTGGGACTGA
- a CDS encoding NuoB/complex I 20 kDa subunit family protein, with protein MGLEENLPGILLVSVEKLVNVVRRSSMWPAQFGLACCAIEMMTTGAARYDTGRWGMEVFRASPRQADLMIVAGRVSQKMAPVLRRIYDQMADPKWVLSMGVCASSGGMFNNYAIVQGVDHVVPVDMYLPGCPPRPEMLLDAILKLHEKIMHEPLGEKRRLELAEKALTEPAPAVRPGTMPSSYRYNKAKRRQWTAAAAEGREEQLRIENWMHENDDKAPVARDRWKG; from the coding sequence ATGGGCCTAGAGGAAAACCTGCCCGGCATCCTGCTGGTTTCGGTCGAGAAGCTGGTGAACGTCGTACGCCGGTCGTCGATGTGGCCGGCGCAGTTCGGCCTGGCCTGCTGCGCGATCGAGATGATGACCACCGGCGCGGCACGCTACGACACCGGCCGCTGGGGCATGGAGGTGTTCCGCGCCTCGCCACGGCAGGCCGACCTGATGATCGTCGCCGGTCGGGTGAGTCAGAAGATGGCCCCGGTGCTGCGCCGCATCTACGACCAGATGGCCGACCCGAAGTGGGTGCTGTCGATGGGCGTCTGCGCGAGCTCCGGCGGCATGTTCAACAACTACGCGATCGTGCAGGGCGTCGATCACGTCGTACCGGTGGACATGTACCTGCCGGGCTGCCCGCCGCGGCCCGAGATGCTGCTCGACGCGATCCTCAAGCTGCACGAGAAGATCATGCACGAGCCGCTGGGCGAGAAGCGCCGGCTGGAGCTGGCGGAGAAGGCGCTCACCGAGCCGGCGCCGGCGGTCCGCCCGGGCACCATGCCGTCGAGCTACCGCTACAACAAGGCGAAGCGCCGGCAGTGGACCGCTGCCGCGGCCGAGGGCCGCGAGGAGCAGCTGCGGATCGAGAACTGGATGCACGAGAACGACGACAAGGCGCCGGTCGCGCGCGACCGGTGGAAGGGATAG
- a CDS encoding NADH-quinone oxidoreductase subunit C translates to MVSGGGAPTSNPVQHGMFGVIGSGDTSGMGGLVRRRPTVAPAERPYGSYFDETVDALVEAFPQFDAAVEMVSVDRDELTIHIRREFIAQVCRTMRDDPALRYEFCSDVSGTDYLGEARRLHVTYHLLSMTFRRRVRLEVAVGVDDPHVPSVTKVYPTADWQERETYDMYGVIFDGHPNLTRILMPDDWEGYPQRKDYPLGGVPVEYKGAEIPPPDERRQYK, encoded by the coding sequence ATGGTCTCCGGCGGTGGCGCGCCGACCAGCAATCCGGTGCAGCACGGCATGTTCGGCGTGATCGGCTCGGGCGACACGTCCGGGATGGGCGGGCTGGTGCGCCGCCGCCCGACCGTGGCGCCGGCCGAGCGACCGTACGGGTCGTACTTCGACGAGACGGTCGATGCGCTGGTCGAGGCGTTCCCGCAGTTCGACGCGGCGGTCGAGATGGTGAGCGTGGACCGCGACGAGCTGACCATCCACATCCGGCGCGAGTTCATCGCGCAGGTCTGCCGGACCATGCGGGACGACCCCGCCCTGCGGTACGAGTTCTGCTCCGACGTGTCCGGCACCGACTACCTGGGTGAGGCGCGGCGGCTGCACGTCACGTACCACCTGCTGTCGATGACGTTCCGGCGCCGGGTGCGGCTCGAGGTCGCGGTCGGCGTCGACGACCCGCACGTGCCGTCGGTGACGAAGGTGTACCCGACCGCCGACTGGCAGGAGCGGGAAACCTACGACATGTACGGCGTGATCTTCGACGGCCACCCCAACCTGACCCGGATCCTGATGCCGGACGACTGGGAGGGCTACCCGCAGCGCAAGGACTACCCGCTGGGCGGGGTTCCGGTGGAGTACAAGGGCGCCGAGATCCCACCGCCGGACGAGCGGAGGCAGTACAAGTGA
- a CDS encoding NADH-quinone oxidoreductase subunit D gives MTEHSTSSRASAKDPFAATARDTTEGKVYTVTGGDWDTIVGSDDPLHHEKLVINMGPQHPSTHGVLRLVLEMEGETVTDVRPVIGYLHTGIEKNMEYRTWTQGSTFVTRADYLSPIANETVYCLAVERLLGVEITERARLIRVLMLELNRIASHLVWFATTGMELGATTMMIIGFREREMILEIFELITGLRMNMAYVRPGGVAQDVTQEAIDAIREFLKVMPQRLKQYENLMNGQPVLHARTKGVAYLDVSGCLALGVTGPVLRSAGLPWDLRKTMPYLGYDEFDFEVPTETTCDVYGRWMVRWHECQESLKIIKQVLDRLEPGPVMVEDKKIAWPAQLAIGTDGMGNSLSHVAKIMGQSMEALIHHFKLVTEGFRVPAGQVYTSIESPRGEIGCHAVSDGGTRPYRVHLREPSFVNLQALPAISEGGLLADVVAGGASLDPVMGGVDR, from the coding sequence GTGACCGAGCATTCAACGTCGAGCCGGGCTTCGGCCAAGGACCCGTTCGCGGCGACCGCGCGGGACACCACCGAGGGCAAGGTTTACACCGTCACCGGCGGCGACTGGGACACCATCGTCGGCTCCGACGACCCGCTGCACCACGAGAAGCTGGTCATCAACATGGGCCCGCAGCACCCGTCCACGCACGGCGTGCTGCGGCTCGTGCTGGAGATGGAGGGGGAGACGGTCACCGACGTTCGTCCGGTGATCGGCTACCTGCACACCGGCATCGAGAAGAACATGGAGTACCGCACCTGGACGCAGGGCTCCACGTTCGTCACCCGCGCCGACTACCTGTCGCCGATCGCCAACGAGACGGTGTACTGCCTGGCGGTCGAGAGGCTGCTCGGGGTCGAGATCACCGAGCGGGCCCGGCTGATCCGGGTGCTGATGCTGGAGCTCAACCGGATCGCCTCGCACCTGGTCTGGTTCGCCACCACCGGCATGGAGCTCGGCGCCACCACGATGATGATCATCGGGTTCCGTGAGCGCGAGATGATCCTGGAGATCTTCGAGCTGATCACCGGGCTGCGGATGAACATGGCGTACGTGCGGCCCGGCGGTGTCGCGCAGGACGTCACGCAGGAAGCGATCGACGCGATCCGCGAGTTCCTTAAGGTGATGCCGCAGCGGCTCAAGCAGTACGAGAACCTGATGAACGGCCAGCCGGTGCTGCACGCCCGGACCAAGGGCGTCGCCTACCTGGACGTGTCGGGCTGCCTCGCGCTGGGCGTCACCGGCCCGGTGCTGCGCTCCGCCGGCCTGCCGTGGGACCTGCGCAAGACCATGCCCTACCTGGGCTACGACGAGTTCGACTTCGAGGTACCGACCGAGACCACCTGCGACGTGTACGGGCGCTGGATGGTCCGCTGGCACGAGTGCCAGGAATCGCTGAAGATCATCAAGCAGGTGCTGGACCGGCTCGAGCCGGGCCCGGTGATGGTCGAGGACAAGAAGATCGCGTGGCCGGCACAGCTCGCGATCGGTACCGACGGGATGGGCAACTCGCTGTCCCACGTCGCGAAGATCATGGGCCAGTCGATGGAGGCCCTGATCCACCACTTCAAGCTGGTCACCGAGGGTTTCCGGGTACCGGCCGGCCAGGTGTACACCTCGATCGAGTCGCCGCGCGGCGAGATCGGCTGCCACGCCGTGTCCGACGGCGGCACCCGGCCCTACCGGGTACACCTGCGCGAACCCAGCTTCGTGAACCTGCAGGCGCTGCCCGCGATCTCCGAGGGCGGCCTGCTCGCGGACGTGGTCGCCGGTGGCGCCTCTCTGGACCCGGTCATGGGTGGGGTTGATCGTTGA